One segment of uncultured Campylobacter sp. DNA contains the following:
- a CDS encoding WG repeat-containing protein codes for MKKILAMLLLGLLGLEAKIIGQGELADYGLVFADGNAVDKDGNIKAVGKNFMVTGTFSDGLCVVFIGEQTFFMDESGRLALRLAPGTGFKTSFTEGLAGIAKSGKFGLIDKTGKVVVEPKFDDMGIAFRDGAIVVGEMKYGRMKYGYVDKNGKTIIPPRYDEVRSFSDGLASVRIGDKWSVIDKSGATVSKLNFNYPLKFTEGLASVKFNGLYGFVDKDASVVIEPKFELASLFSEGLAAVKSGGKWGFIDKSGNFAIEPRFDEVNKFKEERAVVRIGELWGIIDKSDKFILELQKFDYIFDEFYGGMLNFKVNRKSGCLDIDGKVAIEPKFDSIFVFEGNATAASVDYKSVFIDKKGRILPISYYFEIED; via the coding sequence ATGAAAAAAATTTTAGCGATGCTACTTTTAGGCTTGCTAGGTCTTGAAGCTAAAATAATTGGGCAGGGCGAGCTAGCGGACTACGGGCTGGTTTTTGCGGACGGTAACGCCGTAGATAAAGACGGCAACATAAAAGCCGTAGGTAAAAATTTTATGGTCACAGGAACCTTTTCTGACGGTCTTTGCGTGGTTTTTATAGGCGAACAGACCTTTTTTATGGACGAAAGCGGCAGACTTGCCTTACGTTTGGCGCCCGGTACGGGCTTTAAAACTAGCTTTACCGAGGGGTTAGCAGGCATCGCCAAAAGCGGCAAATTCGGCCTCATAGATAAAACAGGTAAGGTCGTAGTAGAACCCAAATTTGACGATATGGGTATAGCCTTCAGAGATGGCGCGATAGTCGTGGGTGAGATGAAATACGGCAGGATGAAATACGGCTACGTGGATAAAAACGGCAAAACAATCATTCCTCCGCGCTATGACGAGGTAAGGTCGTTTTCCGATGGACTAGCCTCGGTGCGCATCGGCGATAAATGGAGCGTGATAGACAAAAGCGGCGCTACCGTTTCAAAGCTAAATTTCAACTACCCATTAAAGTTTACAGAAGGCTTAGCATCCGTAAAATTTAACGGACTTTATGGCTTTGTGGACAAGGACGCAAGCGTCGTTATAGAGCCTAAATTTGAATTAGCGTCGCTCTTTAGCGAAGGACTAGCGGCCGTAAAATCGGGCGGCAAATGGGGCTTCATAGACAAAAGCGGAAATTTCGCGATAGAACCGCGTTTTGACGAAGTAAATAAATTTAAAGAAGAACGTGCCGTAGTGAGGATCGGCGAGCTGTGGGGTATCATAGATAAAAGCGATAAATTTATCCTTGAGCTACAAAAATTCGACTATATATTTGATGAGTTTTACGGCGGAATGTTAAATTTCAAGGTAAATAGAAAAAGCGGTTGCCTAGACATAGACGGCAAGGTCGCCATAGAACCAAAATTCGATAGCATATTTGTTTTTGAGGGCAACGCGACGGCCGCTAGTGTAGACTACAAAAGCGTGTTTATCGATAAAAAGGGTCGAATTTTGCCTATTTCTTACTACTTTGAGATAGAAGATTGA
- a CDS encoding isoaspartyl peptidase/L-asparaginase yields the protein MDGSTKKAGAVAMDKNGNLAAATSTGGMTNKMTGRIGSYQRCSDKELDLAISKKEFIDNFLKQDAEEGFSFEQTQELLGGIN from the coding sequence ATGGACGGCTCGACTAAAAAAGCGGGCGCGGTCGCGATGGATAAAAATGGTAACCTAGCCGCGGCGACCAGCACCGGCGGCATGACAAATAAAATGACCGGCCGCATCGGCTCATATCAAAGATGCAGCGACAAGGAGCTAGACCTTGCTATCTCGAAAAAAGAATTTATAGATAACTTCCTAAAACAAGACGCCGAAGAGGGCTTTAGCTTCGAGCAGACGCAAGAGCTGCTGGGCGGGATAAATTAG
- the modD gene encoding ModD protein — protein MFISQSKIDDLIASDGAFLDLTTELLQDSVDLNAPARLSIVTRQDLIFSGGQIAREVAARFGCETQHLAREGSAFCAGEEIFSAQGSFESLHKAWKIVQIVFEYSCKISTYAHEMVALMQEANPRCVLGATRKSFPFAKELCVNALIAGGGTMHRLGLHDSILFFSNHIRAFASFSEFCAQIAKFKERAPERKIMIEVASEREFSELLSYAPDVIMCDKMSPGELRACVLRRDEAAPQIKICAAGGINKNNCAEFAATGADVLVSSAVWNQGVCDLSGKIEFI, from the coding sequence ATGTTTATTTCGCAGAGTAAAATCGACGATCTAATCGCTAGCGACGGTGCGTTTTTGGACCTTACGACCGAGCTTTTGCAAGACTCCGTGGATCTAAACGCGCCCGCAAGACTTTCGATCGTAACGAGGCAGGATCTGATCTTTAGCGGCGGGCAGATCGCGCGCGAAGTAGCGGCGCGCTTTGGTTGCGAGACGCAGCATCTAGCGCGCGAGGGAAGCGCATTTTGCGCGGGAGAAGAAATTTTTAGCGCGCAGGGGAGCTTCGAGAGTTTGCATAAGGCTTGGAAGATCGTTCAGATCGTGTTTGAGTACTCCTGCAAAATTTCTACTTACGCGCACGAGATGGTTGCACTGATGCAAGAGGCGAATCCGCGCTGCGTGCTGGGTGCGACGCGCAAGAGCTTTCCTTTTGCGAAGGAGCTTTGCGTAAATGCGCTGATCGCGGGCGGCGGGACGATGCACCGCCTAGGGTTGCACGACAGCATCCTGTTTTTTTCAAATCACATTCGCGCGTTTGCGAGCTTTAGCGAGTTTTGCGCGCAGATCGCTAAATTTAAAGAGCGCGCGCCCGAGCGAAAGATAATGATCGAAGTGGCAAGCGAGCGCGAATTTAGCGAACTTTTAAGCTACGCACCCGATGTGATAATGTGCGATAAGATGAGCCCGGGCGAGCTTAGAGCCTGCGTTTTGAGGCGAGATGAAGCGGCGCCGCAGATTAAAATTTGCGCCGCTGGCGGTATAAATAAAAATAACTGCGCAGAGTTTGCAGCTACCGGCGCGGACGTGCTCGTAAGCTCGGCGGTTTGGAATCAAGGCGTGTGCGATCTTAGTGGAAAGATAGAATTTATATAA
- a CDS encoding DUF417 family protein, whose amino-acid sequence MREIVKKFVAGDADIIFARLSVIIVLAVMGNYKWFEFEVEALKPLFSQTWLSFLPSALGDAGASYFLGVVETVGYLSLIAGFFKPKAGIVGDLIVIVMALTTLSLLPQLGKIDGFIFKDLFLLGLGLVLLKYDLARLCRGEKSCD is encoded by the coding sequence ATGAGGGAGATCGTAAAAAAATTTGTCGCAGGCGACGCGGATATTATATTCGCTAGACTTTCCGTTATCATCGTGCTTGCCGTGATGGGTAACTACAAGTGGTTTGAGTTCGAGGTGGAGGCTTTAAAGCCGCTCTTTTCGCAGACGTGGCTTTCGTTTTTACCGTCAGCGCTCGGGGACGCCGGCGCGAGCTATTTTTTGGGCGTGGTGGAGACCGTGGGTTATCTCTCGCTCATCGCGGGCTTTTTCAAGCCGAAGGCGGGCATCGTGGGCGATCTCATCGTGATCGTCATGGCGCTGACTACGCTCAGCCTACTGCCGCAGCTGGGCAAGATCGACGGCTTTATTTTTAAAGACCTTTTCTTGCTAGGCCTTGGCTTGGTGCTGCTAAAATACGACCTGGCGCGCCTTTGCCGCGGAGAAAAAAGCTGCGATTGA
- a CDS encoding superoxide dismutase family protein — translation MKKFLISSILVASALIAHEHGDMQNFDPKTGKHLVIAMEQLGEKGNVAVGEVVAVETNYGVAFFPNLKGLTSGVHGFHVHQNADCGATEKGLGMKAGGHWDPSDTKKHSFAWDDSGHKGDLPALFVDAEGNAVYPVLAPKIKSLDELKGHSLMVHVGGDNHSDHPKPLGGGGARMVCGVIK, via the coding sequence ATGAAGAAATTTCTAATTTCATCAATTTTAGTCGCAAGCGCCTTGATCGCTCACGAGCACGGCGATATGCAAAATTTCGACCCTAAGACCGGCAAGCACCTTGTCATCGCGATGGAGCAGCTAGGCGAGAAAGGTAATGTAGCCGTCGGCGAGGTCGTAGCGGTCGAGACAAACTACGGCGTGGCGTTTTTCCCGAATTTAAAGGGTCTTACTAGCGGCGTGCACGGCTTTCACGTACATCAAAACGCCGACTGTGGCGCGACCGAGAAGGGCTTAGGCATGAAAGCTGGCGGCCATTGGGATCCGAGCGATACCAAAAAGCACTCGTTTGCTTGGGATGATAGCGGCCACAAGGGCGATCTGCCTGCGCTTTTCGTGGATGCTGAGGGCAATGCGGTCTATCCGGTGCTGGCTCCGAAGATCAAGAGCCTAGATGAGCTAAAGGGCCACTCGCTAATGGTTCACGTAGGCGGCGATAACCACAGCGACCATCCGAAGCCACTCGGCGGCGGCGGCGCTAGAATGGTCTGCGGCGTCATAAAATAG
- a CDS encoding DUF1104 domain-containing protein translates to MKKIVLASVLVAGVLFAADFQNSTPEQINAAVASADAKSLSEAAFEIDKRAGELRAQARDLKRGFKTEFKKKLDAMSVEDREKFLDEFRKNYNAQAGKLSVEQADRLDIELKDRGNFGKFKRPARGFGPHRSQAAPGECGHMPPKGMGGDAGRAMPPRDAMPCNQNAGAAPCPMTQQ, encoded by the coding sequence ATGAAAAAGATTGTTTTAGCAAGCGTTTTAGTCGCGGGCGTGCTGTTCGCCGCAGATTTTCAAAATAGTACTCCCGAGCAGATCAATGCCGCAGTCGCTAGCGCGGACGCCAAGAGCCTAAGCGAAGCGGCGTTTGAGATCGATAAGCGCGCAGGCGAGTTAAGAGCGCAGGCAAGGGATCTTAAGCGCGGATTTAAGACGGAGTTTAAAAAGAAACTGGACGCTATGAGCGTCGAGGATCGCGAGAAATTCCTAGACGAGTTTAGAAAAAACTATAACGCCCAGGCGGGCAAGCTAAGCGTCGAGCAGGCGGATAGGCTGGATATCGAGCTTAAAGATCGCGGCAATTTCGGCAAATTTAAAAGGCCTGCTCGCGGGTTCGGTCCGCACAGATCGCAGGCAGCTCCAGGAGAGTGCGGTCATATGCCGCCTAAAGGAATGGGCGGAGACGCGGGGCGAGCAATGCCTCCGAGAGACGCGATGCCGTGCAATCAAAACGCGGGCGCCGCTCCGTGTCCTATGACGCAGCAATAG
- a CDS encoding RNA ligase: MRKFIVVRGHAGSGKTTFAKEKIKEFKNEYPQAQIYHLENDMFLTDEMGVYTWSPKLLEDAKRKVAREIKQAYKFVLENKDKDVLIVLSNVSARTKELLSLKEQAAQNGFIFECFRMQNFFASEHGVDEDTVIAMFIKVANNKIEGEILIPPVNPMSESVAQKIKDAAALNRRDLPFDTVQNTYVTKKYIAATQDKRLWSARQSELYPELRTYKYSKRVFFKADWDKALLEMRGLIMDDDLNIIVRPFKKVYNYSEFTSRKSLYPIDITDDTPVLAVRKVNGFLGCCTYVDIGESGASFNRRVIYSTTGSTDSRFAQMTREHCCKFEEIFKRYPNKTFLFEITDESDPHIVEEELGETFIGLIDAKTGAQESEFELDKIAASTAGVLKRPFYKEGEQYLKTSFSELKNIVKEAKFEGFMVYIPSQNDFCFKMKTPYYLVNKFFARSKNEALSGKLDKTKLDEEFHPLIDHIKANEREFKFLDEQGKLGFIKEFLEKV; encoded by the coding sequence ATGAGAAAATTTATAGTCGTTCGCGGACACGCGGGCTCGGGTAAAACGACTTTCGCAAAAGAGAAAATTAAAGAATTTAAAAACGAATACCCGCAGGCGCAAATTTATCATCTGGAAAACGATATGTTTCTAACCGATGAGATGGGGGTTTATACTTGGTCGCCGAAGCTTTTGGAGGATGCAAAGCGCAAAGTCGCCCGCGAGATAAAGCAGGCGTATAAATTTGTCCTGGAAAACAAAGATAAAGACGTTCTTATAGTGCTTAGCAACGTGAGCGCGCGCACCAAAGAGCTGCTAAGCCTAAAAGAGCAAGCCGCCCAAAATGGATTTATTTTCGAGTGCTTTAGAATGCAAAATTTCTTCGCCTCCGAGCACGGCGTCGATGAAGATACGGTGATAGCGATGTTTATCAAGGTCGCAAACAACAAAATAGAGGGCGAAATTTTGATCCCGCCCGTCAATCCTATGAGCGAAAGCGTAGCGCAAAAGATCAAAGACGCGGCGGCTCTAAACAGGCGCGATCTGCCCTTTGATACGGTGCAAAATACCTACGTAACGAAAAAATATATCGCCGCCACGCAGGATAAAAGGCTCTGGAGCGCGCGTCAAAGCGAGCTTTATCCCGAGCTTCGCACCTATAAATACTCAAAACGCGTCTTTTTCAAAGCCGATTGGGATAAGGCGTTGCTTGAGATGCGCGGGCTCATAATGGACGATGATCTAAATATCATCGTGCGTCCATTTAAAAAGGTCTATAACTACTCGGAATTTACCTCGCGCAAAAGCCTTTATCCTATCGATATCACAGACGATACGCCCGTGCTTGCCGTGCGAAAGGTAAACGGCTTTTTGGGGTGTTGCACCTACGTAGATATTGGCGAAAGCGGCGCGAGCTTTAACCGCCGCGTCATCTACTCCACGACGGGATCGACCGATAGTAGATTTGCGCAGATGACGCGCGAGCACTGCTGTAAATTTGAAGAGATTTTCAAACGCTATCCAAATAAAACTTTTTTATTTGAGATCACCGACGAGAGCGATCCGCACATCGTAGAAGAGGAGCTTGGCGAGACTTTTATCGGACTTATCGACGCTAAAACCGGCGCGCAAGAGAGCGAATTTGAGCTAGATAAGATCGCCGCAAGCACTGCCGGAGTGCTAAAAAGACCTTTTTATAAGGAGGGCGAGCAGTATCTAAAAACGAGCTTTTCGGAGCTAAAAAATATAGTCAAAGAGGCGAAATTCGAGGGCTTTATGGTGTATATCCCAAGCCAAAACGATTTTTGCTTTAAGATGAAAACGCCTTATTATCTCGTGAATAAATTTTTCGCTCGCAGTAAAAACGAAGCGCTTTCCGGCAAACTGGATAAAACCAAGCTTGATGAGGAATTTCACCCCTTGATCGATCACATCAAAGCAAACGAGCGAGAATTCAAATTCCTTGACGAGCAGGGCAAGCTAGGCTTTATAAAAGAATTTTTAGAAAAAGTTTAA
- a CDS encoding substrate-binding domain-containing protein has product MTPKNIKINDVSEIAKFDKIAMPDPKKAIYGIRTNEFLQNAKMDGVKDKILAVAGVPQVVAYVINGEVQAGFINSTEAVAKKDEFGSIIYIDESLYSPAFIGIARLSACGEQALCEKVMEEFKSDRSKEIFSKFGLK; this is encoded by the coding sequence GTGACGCCGAAAAATATCAAAATAAACGACGTATCGGAAATCGCAAAATTCGATAAGATCGCCATGCCAGATCCTAAAAAGGCGATTTACGGTATCAGGACGAATGAGTTTTTGCAAAACGCCAAGATGGATGGGGTAAAAGATAAAATTTTAGCCGTCGCGGGCGTGCCGCAAGTAGTCGCATACGTCATCAACGGCGAGGTGCAAGCAGGCTTTATCAACAGCACCGAGGCGGTCGCCAAAAAAGATGAGTTCGGCTCGATCATCTACATCGACGAGAGCCTCTACAGCCCCGCATTCATCGGCATCGCAAGGCTTAGCGCGTGCGGCGAGCAGGCGCTTTGCGAAAAGGTAATGGAGGAGTTTAAATCGGACCGCTCAAAAGAGATTTTTTCAAAATTCGGTCTTAAATGA
- a CDS encoding PQQ-binding-like beta-propeller repeat protein: protein MLKSYPLAMQGVEFRGHGVTGIYEMGERIAFVHFAFAAPSEQNTAAKLTPSYVLLDTFSRDFSEHKRSVLAYEQREIFSAASALCYPQDGHFVLNTRYYEGFVDSPAKLIKIQDGEMSELGDAPAPVKQIYNDARTYEFEGFAVRMSSPFMMECIASQDESNLNDAAADLGGTPNSSGTMGENLKNSSENVGAAAVCKASKSDPRNETSEAKDKISNGGKQTRKKAVAKGKTLWRLKLGAYLYTPVCLRGAAASHFDAQGKRRGLETLYFGTAGKGGHLYAVDAASGEVIFKLDTGGTEHFAWCEDKILLANRRGKPVLISADDGSILKEVEFGKFQFGSDQIMLASGGRLYAVANDGAAMHAVCADI, encoded by the coding sequence ATGCTAAAATCATATCCTCTTGCGATGCAAGGCGTGGAGTTTCGCGGACACGGCGTGACGGGCATTTATGAGATGGGCGAGCGGATTGCCTTCGTCCACTTTGCCTTTGCGGCCCCTAGCGAGCAAAATACCGCCGCGAAGCTAACGCCCAGCTACGTGCTGCTAGATACATTTTCGCGCGATTTTAGCGAACATAAAAGATCGGTGCTTGCCTACGAGCAGCGCGAAATTTTCTCTGCCGCCTCCGCGCTTTGTTACCCGCAGGACGGCCACTTCGTGCTAAATACGAGATACTACGAGGGCTTCGTCGATTCGCCCGCAAAGCTCATCAAAATACAAGACGGCGAAATGAGCGAACTTGGCGACGCTCCTGCGCCCGTGAAGCAGATCTACAACGATGCGCGAACCTACGAATTTGAGGGCTTTGCCGTGCGGATGAGTTCGCCCTTTATGATGGAGTGCATAGCTTCGCAGGACGAGTCAAATTTAAACGATGCGGCGGCTGATTTAGGCGGCACGCCAAATTCTAGCGGCACAATGGGCGAGAATTTAAAAAATTCCTCCGAAAATGTCGGCGCGGCGGCTGTTTGTAAAGCGAGCAAAAGCGATCCACGCAATGAAACGAGCGAGGCGAAAGATAAAATTTCAAACGGCGGCAAGCAAACGCGCAAAAAAGCGGTCGCAAAAGGCAAAACGCTTTGGCGGCTGAAGCTCGGCGCGTATCTATATACGCCTGTCTGCCTGCGCGGCGCAGCGGCGTCGCATTTTGATGCGCAAGGTAAGCGGCGGGGTCTCGAGACGCTGTATTTCGGCACCGCGGGCAAGGGCGGGCATCTATATGCCGTAGACGCGGCAAGCGGCGAGGTGATCTTTAAGCTTGACACCGGCGGCACCGAGCATTTCGCGTGGTGCGAGGATAAAATTTTACTCGCAAATCGCCGCGGCAAGCCCGTTTTGATTAGCGCGGACGACGGCTCGATCTTAAAAGAGGTGGAATTCGGCAAGTTTCAATTCGGCTCGGATCAGATCATGCTCGCTAGCGGCGGGCGCCTCTACGCCGTGGCAAACGACGGAGCCGCGATGCATGCGGTCTGCGCGGATATTTAA
- a CDS encoding nitroreductase family protein: MNEIFTRTSVRNFTEKMPSDDQIELVLKAAMQAPSAGNQRSWEFYVVRDRTTLTLLSSVGTYGGCTKDAPLAIVVCTRKSGLKFQPYARYDCACAAENLWLAAHHLGLGTTWLGVAPDIYAMERVREILDLPGHLEAFCIMPLGFPSRVTKAHSRFEPAKIHFVG, encoded by the coding sequence ATGAATGAAATTTTTACACGCACGAGCGTGCGAAACTTTACCGAGAAAATGCCGAGCGACGATCAGATTGAGCTCGTGCTAAAAGCCGCGATGCAAGCCCCTAGCGCGGGCAACCAGCGCTCATGGGAGTTTTACGTAGTACGCGACCGCACCACGCTTACGCTACTTAGCAGCGTCGGCACCTACGGCGGCTGCACGAAAGATGCGCCGCTTGCGATCGTGGTCTGCACGCGCAAAAGCGGCTTAAAATTCCAACCCTACGCTCGCTACGACTGCGCTTGTGCGGCAGAAAATCTTTGGCTGGCGGCGCATCATTTAGGGCTTGGCACCACGTGGCTGGGCGTAGCGCCCGATATTTACGCGATGGAGCGCGTAAGAGAAATTTTGGATCTGCCTGGGCATTTGGAGGCGTTTTGCATTATGCCTTTGGGCTTTCCGTCTCGCGTCACAAAGGCGCACTCGCGCTTTGAGCCCGCTAAAATTCACTTCGTAGGCTAG
- a CDS encoding ABC transporter permease subunit, translating into MSDIAWITHPLLLSVKALFCSFLLLITAGLAIAYFLAFSKAKFKKIVEILVIFPLIFPPIATGFLLLYVFGKSGFIGSALNLDIVFNFSSLVIAAFLVGLPLFVKPVCASFELFPKSLIEAAQILGKNRAQIFLLVILPSSLKTLGSALILALSRGLGEVGITLMLGGNIVGKTDTLSLAIMGAVYDGENERALILSVLLVIFSLILFFAISLLDKKQNLSK; encoded by the coding sequence ATGAGCGACATCGCTTGGATCACGCATCCTTTGCTTTTAAGCGTCAAAGCCCTGTTTTGCAGCTTTTTGCTGCTGATTACGGCAGGGCTAGCAATTGCGTATTTTTTAGCTTTCAGCAAAGCCAAATTTAAAAAGATCGTCGAAATTTTAGTGATTTTTCCGCTCATTTTCCCGCCGATCGCGACGGGATTTTTGCTGCTTTATGTTTTTGGAAAGAGCGGATTTATCGGCTCTGCATTAAATTTAGACATCGTTTTTAACTTTTCTTCATTAGTAATCGCCGCATTTTTGGTCGGGCTACCGCTGTTTGTAAAGCCGGTATGCGCGAGCTTTGAGCTATTTCCGAAGAGCCTAATCGAAGCCGCGCAAATTTTGGGCAAAAACAGAGCTCAAATTTTCCTCCTCGTCATCCTTCCAAGCTCGCTTAAAACGCTCGGCTCCGCGCTCATTTTAGCGCTCTCGCGCGGGCTTGGTGAAGTGGGCATCACGCTGATGCTAGGCGGAAATATCGTGGGCAAAACCGACACGCTAAGCCTTGCGATCATGGGTGCCGTGTATGACGGAGAGAACGAGCGAGCGCTGATTTTAAGCGTTTTGCTCGTAATTTTCAGCTTGATCTTATTCTTCGCGATAAGTCTTTTAGATAAAAAGCAAAATTTATCTAAATAA
- a CDS encoding phosphoesterase has product MIFFTSDLHFYHANIMKYCPKFRAFNDVGEMNEKLIELWNAVVGSEDTVYDLGDFAFCNKLKDLKSVARRLNGSHVMILGNHDTLISQNKEALLRELKEDGNPIFSDILHYKELNFDGGAGAIKDGKTGMSICMFHYPVEEHNRAQEGSFMLHGHLHDRASSLEGRILNVGFDSHGKILSLEEIVQILGQRQIAARYS; this is encoded by the coding sequence ATGATATTTTTTACCTCCGATTTGCATTTTTATCACGCAAATATTATGAAATACTGCCCTAAATTTAGGGCTTTTAACGACGTAGGCGAGATGAACGAAAAGCTAATAGAGCTCTGGAATGCCGTAGTGGGGTCCGAGGATACGGTTTATGATCTGGGCGATTTTGCATTTTGTAATAAATTGAAGGATCTAAAAAGCGTCGCGCGCAGGCTAAACGGCTCGCATGTGATGATTTTAGGCAACCACGATACGCTCATTAGCCAAAACAAAGAAGCGCTGCTACGCGAGCTAAAAGAGGACGGAAATCCTATCTTTAGCGATATCCTGCACTACAAGGAGCTAAATTTTGACGGCGGCGCGGGCGCGATAAAGGACGGCAAAACGGGTATGAGCATCTGTATGTTTCACTATCCCGTAGAGGAGCACAACCGCGCCCAGGAAGGCTCTTTTATGCTTCACGGACACTTGCACGACCGCGCTTCCAGCCTGGAGGGGCGCATACTAAACGTAGGCTTTGACTCGCACGGCAAAATTTTAAGCTTAGAGGAGATCGTGCAAATTTTAGGGCAAAGGCAAATCGCGGCAAGATATTCGTGA
- a CDS encoding thiamine-phosphate kinase: MDKERYIFEKFRSKFNGDDCAVIGERAYCKDLFVEGVHFRRGWLSLREIGAKAMLVNISDMIATNARAKYALLGLALPREIGTREIDELCAGVSETAREWGIRIIGGDTIGSDRIALSVSLIGKCKRPVFRSGARAGDLIAYTGELGSVGRDLAVLLRDEISPTSSQTQNRNDKISSAQDPSDEVQSSGDKISPARAELQSLDTETSAIQILDLEPQSLDDKIFPAYVKPQSLDAEISAQNSVSHSGEDRKSPTAQSLACENSTSQSSACENPVPGSGSYRLREDLRAKISKNSRFVRPVLHDKFFYKAAKFISAAMDISDGLAQDLPRLLEASGVGARWIARPSEAALQSGEEYEILFSFVPKFLPKIYAIAAKAGVSINIIAEVCPRTPQSSMEFRGSSHHFVP; the protein is encoded by the coding sequence ATGGATAAAGAGCGGTATATTTTTGAGAAATTTAGATCGAAGTTTAACGGCGATGATTGCGCCGTAATCGGCGAGCGAGCGTATTGCAAGGATCTTTTCGTCGAGGGCGTGCACTTCCGCCGTGGCTGGCTGAGCCTGCGCGAGATCGGCGCAAAGGCGATGCTCGTAAACATCTCGGATATGATCGCGACGAATGCGCGCGCCAAATACGCCCTGCTGGGGCTTGCGCTGCCGCGCGAGATCGGCACGCGCGAGATCGACGAGCTGTGCGCGGGCGTGAGCGAAACGGCGCGCGAGTGGGGCATACGGATCATCGGCGGTGACACGATCGGCTCGGATCGCATCGCACTTAGCGTGAGCCTGATCGGCAAGTGTAAGCGCCCCGTGTTTCGCAGCGGCGCGCGCGCGGGCGATCTCATCGCGTATACGGGTGAGCTAGGCAGCGTCGGGCGCGATCTGGCGGTGCTTTTAAGAGATGAAATTTCGCCCACTAGCTCGCAGACGCAAAACCGAAACGATAAAATTTCGTCGGCGCAAGACCCAAGCGATGAGGTGCAAAGCTCGGGCGATAAAATTTCACCTGCGCGCGCCGAGCTGCAGAGCCTGGACACCGAAACTTCGGCAATACAAATTTTAGATCTTGAGCCGCAAAGTCTGGACGATAAAATTTTTCCTGCGTACGTCAAGCCGCAGAGCTTGGATGCCGAAATTTCGGCGCAAAATTCCGTGTCGCATAGCGGAGAGGATCGCAAGAGTCCTACGGCGCAAAGCCTCGCATGCGAAAATTCTACATCGCAAAGCTCCGCATGCGAAAATCCTGTGCCGGGTAGTGGCTCATATCGCTTACGCGAGGATCTGCGCGCAAAAATTTCAAAGAATTCGCGCTTCGTCAGACCCGTTTTGCATGATAAGTTTTTTTACAAGGCGGCGAAGTTCATCAGCGCGGCGATGGACATTAGCGATGGGCTCGCGCAGGATCTGCCCCGCCTGCTGGAGGCTAGCGGCGTGGGTGCGCGCTGGATCGCCCGCCCTAGCGAGGCTGCGCTGCAAAGCGGCGAGGAGTACGAGATTTTGTTTAGCTTCGTGCCGAAGTTTTTGCCTAAAATCTACGCGATTGCCGCTAAGGCGGGCGTTTCGATCAATATCATCGCCGAGGTTTGCCCGCGCACGCCGCAAAGCTCTATGGAATTTCGCGGCAGCTCGCACCACTTCGTGCCTTGA